AGGTACCCGCCCAGGGCCGCACGTCTTCCCGGGAGGTGGCGATGCCGACGCGCAACGGCGCCGACCGGCTACTGCGCCGGGCGATCCGCGACGGTGGCGGTTGGACCGTTCTGCTCGCGGTGGTGGCGCTCATCGGCGCCGCCGCCGAACTGGCGCTTCCGGCGACCCTCGGGCTCGCGGTCGACGCCGCCGTCGGCGGCACCGCCTCCTGGTGGCCCGCCGTCGCCTGCGGATTGGTCGCCGTCCTCATGGTCACCGACGTCCTCGGTGACCTCGCCGCCGGCTACGGCGCGGCCCGGGCCACCGCCCGGTTGCGTCGGCGGCTACTGCGCCACCTGTTCGCCTGCGATGTCCGCACCGTCCGCCGGTACCCGGTGGGCGACCTGGTCGGCCGCCTCGTCGGTCAGGGCGCCGACGCCGGGCAGGCCGGGACCGCCGTGGTGCTCGGCGTCATCGCGCTGCTGCCTCCGGTCGGCAGCGTCGTGGCGCTCACCCTGATCGAGCCGCTGCTGGGGATCACCCTCCTCGGCGGGCTGGTGCTGCTCGCGGTGCTCATGCGTGCCTTCGTCACCGATGCCTCCGCCGCCGTGGCCGGCTACCAGCGGGTGCTGGGCGCCACCGCCGGCCGGTTGCTGGAGGCGCTCGGCGGTGCCCGCACCATCGCCGCTGCGGCGACCGTGGACCGGGAACGCGACCGGGTGCTGGCCGCGCTGCCCGAACTGCGCGGGTACGGGCTGCTCGGCTGGCGGCTGCTGGCCCGCGCGAGCGCCCGCACCGCCGCCGTGGGCCCGCTGTTGCAGGCGGCCGTGGTAGCCGTCGGCGGGTACGCGCTCACCGTCGGCTGGCTCACCCCCGGGCAACTGGTCGCCGCAGTGCAGTACGCGGCCCTCGGCGCCGGACTGGGCGCGGTGCTGGCCACCCTCAACCGGCTGGTACGCGCCCGCGCGGCGGCCGGGCGGATCGCCGAACCACTGGCCCACCCGGTCCGCCGGTACGGCGA
This DNA window, taken from Micromonospora sp. FIMYZ51, encodes the following:
- a CDS encoding ABC transporter ATP-binding protein, which translates into the protein MPTRNGADRLLRRAIRDGGGWTVLLAVVALIGAAAELALPATLGLAVDAAVGGTASWWPAVACGLVAVLMVTDVLGDLAAGYGAARATARLRRRLLRHLFACDVRTVRRYPVGDLVGRLVGQGADAGQAGTAVVLGVIALLPPVGSVVALTLIEPLLGITLLGGLVLLAVLMRAFVTDASAAVAGYQRVLGATAGRLLEALGGARTIAAAATVDRERDRVLAALPELRGYGLLGWRLLARASARTAAVGPLLQAAVVAVGGYALTVGWLTPGQLVAAVQYAALGAGLGAVLATLNRLVRARAAAGRIAEPLAHPVRRYGDQPLPDGRGELRLRGVGVHSDDGRAVLRGVDLLVPAGSTLAVVGRSGVGKSTLAALAGRLHDPDAGEVLLDGVPLRRLSPAALRRGVGHAFDRPVLVGETVHDAIGLALPERSAAPPAGNTPAGTAVLTMARAAQVADVVARLPDGFRTRLADAPLSGGEAQRLGLARAFAAERLLILDDATSSLDTATEHRISRAVAEGVGGRTRLVVTHRAATAAAADLVAWLDGGRVRAVGPHRQLWADPDYRAVFGPGGDPR